A section of the Mesorhizobium loti genome encodes:
- a CDS encoding tetratricopeptide repeat protein, whose protein sequence is MAPVRLPLQALLAAVMIQAAAAETIPLTQPKPETGVHTDKPIEKQLPQPATTAEPAPLPSADSINPDRFGAKPADAAYGAFQRGLYKTAYNLALVRAKNGDPAAQTLVAEILSRGLGVPLNTAEAAKWYAAAAEQGVPESQFQYALMLLDGRYVKKDTKEAYALMQAAAEAGNQLAQFNFAQMLVQQDPGDAGLTKAVSYYERAAATGLPDAQYAMSQIYANGVGGKPRDDAQARRFLAQAARQNYDTAQIDLAAWMIEGRGGARDLKSAFGWTKQAAEGGNVAAQNRLAKLYMQGIGTDPDLVLAGAWYIVARRAGLIDPDMDDFLQGLSDDQTKQALQKANRLP, encoded by the coding sequence GTGGCTCCGGTGAGGCTTCCCCTTCAGGCCTTGCTTGCAGCGGTCATGATCCAGGCCGCCGCCGCCGAAACGATTCCCTTGACGCAGCCCAAGCCCGAAACCGGCGTGCACACCGACAAGCCGATCGAAAAGCAGCTGCCGCAACCCGCCACCACGGCGGAGCCGGCGCCGCTGCCCTCGGCCGACAGCATCAATCCCGACCGCTTCGGGGCCAAGCCGGCGGACGCGGCCTACGGCGCCTTCCAGCGCGGGCTCTACAAGACGGCCTACAACCTTGCGCTGGTCCGCGCGAAAAATGGCGACCCGGCGGCGCAGACATTGGTGGCCGAGATCCTGTCGCGCGGGCTGGGCGTGCCGCTCAACACAGCGGAGGCGGCCAAATGGTACGCCGCCGCCGCCGAACAGGGCGTGCCGGAATCACAGTTCCAGTACGCGCTGATGCTGCTCGACGGCCGTTACGTCAAGAAGGACACGAAAGAGGCCTATGCCCTGATGCAGGCCGCGGCCGAAGCCGGCAACCAGCTGGCGCAGTTCAATTTCGCGCAGATGCTGGTCCAGCAGGATCCCGGCGACGCCGGCCTGACCAAAGCGGTCTCCTATTATGAGCGCGCCGCCGCGACCGGCCTCCCCGACGCGCAGTACGCCATGTCCCAGATCTACGCCAACGGCGTTGGCGGCAAGCCGCGCGACGATGCGCAGGCAAGGCGCTTCCTGGCGCAGGCCGCACGGCAGAACTATGACACCGCGCAGATCGATCTCGCCGCCTGGATGATCGAGGGTCGCGGGGGCGCCCGTGACCTGAAATCGGCTTTCGGCTGGACGAAGCAGGCTGCCGAGGGCGGCAATGTCGCCGCCCAGAACCGCCTGGCGAAACTCTATATGCAAGGCATCGGCACCGACCCGGACCTCGTGCTCGCCGGCGCCTGGTACATCGTCGCCCGCCGTGCCGGTCTCATCGACCCCGACATGGACGACTTCCTGCAAGGGCTGAGCGACGACCAGACCAAGCAGGCCCTGCAGAAGGCGAACCGCCTTCCCTGA
- a CDS encoding MotA/TolQ/ExbB proton channel family protein, with translation MAFLRSFGMGRRSDVLIYDPHKLSSPQVFLLTMVIFLAIVAFIAAILTRQISTAFVTNPGLNGLIIGVLVVGILLAFVQVGRLFREVRWVNSFRAGSETTEPVLLAPMKAMIGRSSTMAFSTSSMRTMLDSIATRLDESRDTSRYLVGLLVFLGLLGTFWGLLNTIGSIRETIESLDPGTGDAAAVLDSLKQGLSAPLAGMGTAFSSSLFGLSGSLVLGFLDLQAGRAQTRFYTELENWLSSVTDLSSDIVVSDPAKSEPSDEIRLLSERLRSMQENGGGSNPRVATAMANLADGISGLVKNMRSEQQIMRDWVEAQSDEQKAMRNTLEKIADALKKPGVH, from the coding sequence ATGGCTTTTCTCAGATCCTTCGGCATGGGCAGGCGCTCCGACGTACTGATCTACGATCCGCATAAACTATCGAGTCCGCAGGTGTTCCTGCTGACCATGGTCATCTTCCTGGCCATCGTCGCCTTCATTGCCGCCATCCTGACCCGCCAGATCTCGACGGCTTTCGTCACCAATCCCGGCCTCAACGGCCTGATCATCGGCGTGCTGGTGGTCGGCATCCTGCTCGCTTTCGTCCAGGTCGGGCGGCTGTTTCGCGAGGTGCGCTGGGTCAACTCCTTCCGCGCCGGCTCGGAAACCACCGAACCGGTGCTGCTGGCCCCGATGAAAGCCATGATCGGCCGTTCCTCGACCATGGCCTTCTCGACCTCTTCCATGCGCACAATGCTGGATTCCATCGCCACGCGCCTCGACGAAAGCCGCGACACCTCGCGCTACCTGGTCGGCCTCCTGGTGTTCCTCGGCCTGCTCGGCACCTTCTGGGGCTTGTTGAACACGATCGGCTCGATTCGCGAGACCATCGAATCGCTCGATCCCGGCACGGGTGATGCAGCCGCGGTGCTCGATTCCCTGAAGCAGGGCCTGTCGGCGCCGTTGGCCGGCATGGGCACGGCCTTCTCATCCTCGCTGTTCGGCCTGTCCGGTTCGCTGGTGCTTGGCTTCCTCGATTTGCAGGCGGGCCGCGCCCAGACACGCTTCTACACCGAGCTTGAGAACTGGCTGTCCTCGGTCACGGATCTCTCTTCCGACATCGTCGTCTCCGATCCGGCCAAGTCCGAACCGTCGGACGAAATCCGCCTGTTGTCGGAGCGGCTACGCAGCATGCAGGAGAATGGCGGCGGCTCCAATCCTCGTGTCGCCACCGCCATGGCCAATCTCGCCGACGGCATTTCCGGCCTGGTCAAGAACATGCGCTCCGAGCAGCAGATCATGCGCGACTGGGTCGAGGCCCAGTCCGATGAACAGAAGGCGATGCGCAACACGCTGGAAAAGATCGCCGACGCCCTGAAGAAGCCCGGGGTGCACTGA
- a CDS encoding LysR family transcriptional regulator: protein MLEELRTLVLFAEEGSIQKVARRLPLTQPAVTRQMQRLEDMLGTTLLDRRQKPPRLTAAGLEVLTRAKDILASVEALKSSAADAEPQGVLRVGLAHGLSDASVAGAVAGAAVPFPRISLRLKTGWSAELIEQFERGQLDMAIVLRPAGHQGSEVLGTERLCIIAQAGAHLTDARGPTPWVLSPEPCDARQTLLSGLGGERHRLIVAAEIQDPAMQMEWVRRGHGLGLMPLRLAARGLPDGLARVDLEGVDLSLQVVALRSPHLNRLAKVVEAIARTVGEAIRIEA from the coding sequence ATGCTGGAGGAATTGCGCACGCTCGTCCTCTTCGCGGAGGAAGGTTCGATCCAGAAAGTGGCGCGGCGCCTGCCGCTGACGCAGCCTGCCGTCACGCGCCAGATGCAGCGACTGGAGGACATGCTCGGAACGACACTTCTCGATCGCCGGCAAAAGCCGCCGCGCCTGACCGCGGCGGGATTGGAGGTGCTGACACGCGCGAAAGACATACTGGCTTCGGTGGAAGCGCTGAAATCCTCGGCCGCCGACGCTGAGCCGCAGGGCGTGCTGCGTGTCGGTCTGGCGCACGGTTTGTCCGATGCAAGCGTTGCGGGCGCCGTCGCCGGCGCGGCCGTGCCGTTTCCAAGAATATCGTTGCGGCTCAAGACCGGCTGGAGCGCGGAGCTCATCGAGCAGTTCGAACGCGGTCAACTCGACATGGCGATCGTTCTGCGGCCTGCCGGTCATCAAGGCTCGGAAGTGCTCGGCACCGAACGTCTCTGCATCATAGCCCAGGCCGGCGCCCATCTCACGGACGCCCGGGGCCCCACGCCTTGGGTTCTCAGCCCCGAGCCTTGCGACGCGCGTCAGACGCTCCTCTCCGGCTTGGGCGGCGAACGGCATCGTCTTATCGTCGCGGCGGAAATTCAGGATCCGGCGATGCAGATGGAATGGGTCCGTCGGGGGCACGGCCTCGGCCTCATGCCGTTGCGGCTCGCGGCGCGAGGACTTCCCGACGGCCTCGCGCGTGTCGATCTCGAGGGTGTCGACCTTTCATTGCAGGTCGTGGCGCTGCGCTCGCCACATCTCAACCGGCTGGCGAAGGTCGTGGAAGCCATTGCAAGGACCGTCGGCGAAGCCATCAGGATCGAGGCCTGA
- a CDS encoding zinc-dependent alcohol dehydrogenase family protein produces MKAIELQAPGGIDNLRMVERPKPEPGRQEMIIKVKATALNYRDVEIARGSYHTAFALPLIPLSDGVGEVVAVGAEVTRFKVGDRVCGTFWQRWVGGSFAMAEPAYQRGGPIDGLLSEFARLDEQAAVPAPPHLSDIEAATLPCAAVTAWHALFTEGRLKPGETVLSLGTGGVSLFAVQFAAAAGARVIVTSSSDGKLARAKALGAHDGVNYRRDPDWATAVLTLTGGRGADHIIEVGGPQSFDQSLKAAARGAQINVIGYLGGSDGAINPLDIFRRQVRARGIPVGSRETFEAMNRALLVNGLRPVIDRVFPWMEAAEAFRHLEHGSPFGKVVLDHTQ; encoded by the coding sequence ATGAAGGCAATCGAATTGCAGGCTCCCGGTGGCATCGACAATCTCAGAATGGTCGAGCGGCCGAAGCCTGAACCGGGCCGCCAGGAGATGATCATCAAGGTCAAGGCAACCGCGCTCAACTACCGTGACGTGGAGATCGCCCGTGGCAGCTACCACACCGCCTTTGCGCTCCCGCTGATACCGCTTTCGGACGGAGTGGGCGAAGTGGTCGCGGTTGGCGCCGAAGTGACCCGCTTCAAGGTCGGCGACCGCGTCTGCGGCACGTTCTGGCAGCGCTGGGTCGGCGGCAGTTTCGCCATGGCCGAGCCTGCCTATCAGCGTGGCGGCCCCATCGATGGTCTGCTCAGCGAGTTCGCGCGGCTGGACGAACAGGCGGCCGTGCCCGCGCCACCACATCTCAGCGATATCGAAGCGGCGACATTGCCTTGCGCCGCGGTCACGGCCTGGCATGCATTGTTCACCGAAGGGCGGTTGAAGCCGGGCGAGACCGTGCTCAGCCTGGGCACTGGTGGTGTCTCGCTGTTTGCGGTGCAGTTCGCCGCGGCGGCCGGCGCACGCGTCATCGTCACCTCAAGCAGCGACGGCAAGCTCGCCCGGGCGAAGGCGCTCGGCGCGCATGACGGCGTCAATTACCGCCGCGATCCGGACTGGGCGACGGCGGTCTTGACGCTGACCGGCGGACGAGGTGCCGACCACATCATCGAAGTCGGCGGGCCGCAAAGTTTCGACCAATCGCTGAAGGCCGCGGCGCGCGGCGCCCAGATCAATGTCATCGGCTATCTCGGCGGCAGCGACGGGGCGATCAATCCGCTGGACATCTTCCGACGCCAGGTCAGGGCGCGTGGCATACCTGTCGGTTCGCGCGAAACCTTCGAGGCAATGAACCGGGCACTTCTCGTGAACGGGCTGCGGCCGGTCATCGATCGGGTCTTTCCCTGGATGGAGGCGGCAGAGGCCTTCCGGCACCTCGAGCACGGGTCGCCTTTCGGCAAGGTCGTCCTGGATCACACGCAATGA
- a CDS encoding inositol monophosphatase family protein has product MARSALLNVMVQAAMKAGRSLSRDFGEVQNLQVSLKGPGDYVSQADRKAEDIVFAELSKARPGYGFLMEERGVVEGDDSQHRWIVDPLDGTTNFLHGIPLFAVSIALERQGQIVAGVIYNPAMDELYTTERGGGAFLNDRRLRVAGRTKLVDAVIGCGVPHLGRGQHGNFLIELRHVMAEVSGIRRLGSASLDLAYVAAGRMDGFWEIGLSAWDIAAGLLLIREAGGFVSDMDGGQDMLDNGSVVAGNEVIQRALLKTVKKPLAPR; this is encoded by the coding sequence ATGGCACGCTCAGCCCTTCTCAACGTCATGGTCCAGGCCGCAATGAAGGCCGGCCGCTCGCTGTCGCGCGACTTCGGCGAGGTCCAGAACCTGCAGGTCTCGCTGAAGGGTCCGGGCGACTATGTCAGCCAGGCCGACCGCAAGGCCGAGGACATCGTCTTCGCCGAATTGTCGAAGGCGCGCCCGGGCTACGGCTTCCTGATGGAAGAGCGCGGCGTGGTGGAAGGCGACGACAGCCAGCACCGCTGGATCGTCGATCCGCTCGACGGCACCACCAATTTCCTGCACGGCATCCCGCTTTTCGCCGTCTCGATCGCGCTGGAGCGCCAGGGCCAGATCGTCGCCGGCGTGATCTACAATCCGGCCATGGACGAGCTCTATACGACCGAGCGCGGCGGCGGCGCCTTCCTGAATGACCGCCGCCTGCGCGTCGCCGGCCGCACCAAGCTCGTCGACGCCGTCATCGGTTGCGGCGTGCCGCATCTGGGACGCGGCCAGCACGGTAATTTCCTGATCGAGTTGCGCCACGTCATGGCCGAGGTTTCCGGCATCAGGCGCCTTGGCTCGGCCTCGCTCGATCTTGCCTATGTGGCCGCCGGCCGCATGGACGGTTTCTGGGAAATCGGCCTGTCGGCCTGGGACATCGCCGCCGGGCTGCTGCTGATCCGGGAAGCCGGCGGTTTCGTCTCGGACATGGATGGCGGGCAGGACATGCTGGACAACGGCTCCGTCGTCGCCGGCAACGAGGTCATCCAGCGTGCGCTGCTGAAGACGGTGAAGAAGCCCCTCGCACCTCGCTGA
- the efp gene encoding elongation factor P has translation MAKINGNEIRPGYVIEHDGGLWVAVRTNTVKPGKGGAYNQVELKNLINGTKLNERFRSAETVEQIRLDLKDFSFLYEQDDALVFMDTQSYEQLELNKDFVGDRAAFLQDGMMVTVQLYEERPIGISLPDYVTLTITEADPVVKGQTAASSYKPAVLENGIRVLVPPFIGAGERIIVDTNEITYVRRAD, from the coding sequence ATGGCCAAGATCAATGGCAACGAAATCCGTCCCGGCTACGTCATCGAGCACGATGGCGGCCTGTGGGTGGCGGTCAGGACCAACACCGTCAAGCCCGGCAAGGGCGGCGCCTACAACCAGGTCGAACTGAAGAACCTGATCAACGGCACCAAGCTCAACGAGCGCTTCCGCTCGGCTGAGACGGTCGAACAGATCCGGCTCGACCTGAAGGATTTTTCCTTCCTCTACGAGCAGGACGACGCGCTGGTGTTCATGGACACCCAGAGCTACGAACAGCTCGAACTGAACAAGGATTTCGTCGGCGACCGCGCCGCCTTCCTGCAGGACGGCATGATGGTGACGGTCCAGCTTTATGAGGAAAGGCCGATCGGCATCTCGCTGCCCGACTATGTGACCCTGACCATCACCGAGGCTGATCCGGTGGTGAAGGGCCAGACGGCGGCATCCTCGTACAAGCCAGCGGTCCTGGAGAACGGCATTCGCGTGTTGGTGCCGCCCTTCATCGGTGCCGGCGAACGCATCATCGTCGATACCAACGAAATCACTTACGTGCGCCGCGCCGACTAG
- the trhA gene encoding PAQR family membrane homeostasis protein TrhA — MADTPPQLEIPFVGRWHYSRAEMIADGIVHAVGIVLAIAAGSALLALAAFRVGPGEYVAAAFYVVSLLTVLSVSLAYNLWPVSSPAKWVLRRFDHAAIYLLIAATYTPFLAQLDGSPLARWMIALVWIAAATGIVIKVFFPGRFDRLAIVFYLAIGWSGIVLVKPLVATLPTTSIVLIVAGGVVYSSGVIFFAWKGLRFHNALWHGFVVTGAGLHLAAMVDCLVINRF, encoded by the coding sequence ATGGCAGACACACCGCCGCAACTCGAAATCCCCTTTGTCGGGCGCTGGCACTACTCCCGCGCGGAGATGATCGCCGACGGCATTGTCCATGCTGTCGGCATCGTGCTGGCGATCGCGGCCGGCTCGGCGCTGCTGGCGCTGGCGGCGTTTCGGGTCGGACCCGGCGAATACGTCGCCGCCGCCTTCTATGTCGTTTCGCTGCTCACCGTGCTCTCGGTGTCGCTGGCCTACAATCTGTGGCCGGTATCGTCACCGGCCAAATGGGTTCTGCGGCGCTTCGATCACGCCGCGATCTATCTTCTCATCGCCGCCACCTACACGCCTTTTCTGGCCCAGCTCGACGGCTCGCCGCTGGCCCGCTGGATGATCGCGCTGGTCTGGATCGCGGCGGCGACAGGCATCGTCATCAAGGTGTTCTTTCCCGGCCGTTTCGACCGGCTGGCGATCGTCTTCTATCTAGCCATCGGCTGGAGCGGCATTGTCCTGGTCAAGCCGCTCGTCGCGACACTGCCGACGACCTCGATCGTGCTCATCGTCGCCGGTGGCGTCGTCTATTCCAGCGGTGTCATTTTCTTCGCCTGGAAGGGGCTGCGTTTCCACAACGCGCTGTGGCACGGCTTCGTCGTCACTGGCGCTGGCCTGCATCTGGCGGCCATGGTCGACTGCCTGGTGATAAACCGCTTCTGA